The Myroides phaeus DNA segment TCCTGACTTCGCTATGTTACGTGATAGAGCAATTACGCCATTCACAAAAAGAGTATATTCAATTTTATCATTTGGTTGGTCAGGTAGAGCAAAAGACTGGCAACGTTTCGAAGAGGTATCTTTAGTATTAGCTGGTTTAGCTACTCCATTGGTACTTTCTGTACACACGATTGTATCTTTTGACTTTGCTACTTCAGTTATCCCTGGATGGCACACTACAATCTTACCTCCTTACTTCGTAGCTGGAGCTATTTTCTCTGGATTCGCAATGGTAAACACGTTGTTAATCATCATGAGAAAAGTTTCTAACTTAGAAGCTTACATTACAGTTCAACACATCGAGTTGATGAACATTATTGTAATGATTACAGGATCTATCGTAGGTGTTGCTTATATTACAGAGTTATGGGTAGCTTGGTATTCAGGAGTAGAGTATGAACAATACGCATTCTTAAACCGTGCTACAGGACCTTACTGGTGGTCATATTGGTTAATGATGACTTGTAACGTAATTTCTCCACAGGTTATGTGGTTCAAGAAAATTAGAACGAACATTATGTTCTCATTCATTATCTCGATTATTGTAAATATCGGTATGTGGTTTGAGCGTTTCGTAATTATCGTTACATCATTACATAGAGATTACTTACCATCTTCATGGACAATGTTCCAACCTACTTTCGTAGATGCTGGTATTTATATTGGAACTATTGGTTTCTTCTTTGTATTGTTCTTATTGTATTCAAGAAGTTTCCCTGTAATTGCACAGGCAGAGGTGAAAACTATCTTAAAATCTTCTGGTGAATATTACAAGAAAGCAAGAGACTCTAAAGAGAATCATCAATCTTTAAATCATTAATCATTATGAGTAACAAAGTAATTCACGTATTATACAATGATGATGATGTATTGTTAGATGCAGTAAAAGAAACTAGATCTGCTCATCATCATATTGAGGAAATATATACTCCATTCCCAGTACACGGTCTTGATAAGGCTATGGGATTAAAACCAACAAGACTTGCAATTTGTGCATTCTTGTATGGTTTGGTAGGTTTGTCTTTCGGTACTTTCATGATGTATTTTATTATGATTGTAGACTGGCCTCAAGATATTGGAGGTAAACCAAGTTTTAGCTTCATCCAAAATATGCCAGCTTTCGTTCCAATTATGTTCGAGATGACAGTTTTATTTGCAGCTCACTTAATGGTTCTTACTTTCTTCATGAGAAGTAAATTATGGCCTTTCAAAAAAGCTGAGAATCCAGATGTTAGAACTACAGATGATCACTTTTTAATGGAGGTAGCTTTAAATGGCGACGAAGAGTCTGCTATTGAGTTCTTCAAAAAAACTGGAGCAGTTGAAGTAAAAGTAATTGAAAAGTAATTGTAGAATGAAAACGATATATAAAATTGTAGCTTTAGTAGGAGTATCAGTTTTGACTACTTCTTGTTTTAATAAAGAGCGTCCTAACTATCAGTTTATGCCTAATATGTACGAATCAGTTGCATATGAAACATATTCTGAAGTTCCAACTACAGTATTTAAAAACGGTAAAGAAGGACAGATTCCTGCAGAAGGATCTGTACCTCGTGGATTTCAACCTGAGGAGTATGCAAATACTCCAGAAGGTTTAGCTAGCGCAAAAGCTAACTTGAAATCACCATTATCTGTTGAGGAGAAAGACTCAGAGAAAGGTAAAGAATTGTATACAATTTACTGCTCTGTTTGTCACGGTGCAAAAGGAGATGGAAAAGGTAATTTGGTAAAAAGAGAGAAATTCTTGGGGGTTCCTAACTATAAAGATAGAGAGCTAACAGAAGGGGGTATTTACCATGTAATTACTTATGGTTTGAATTCAATGGGATCTCATGCTAATCAATTAAATCAACACGAGCGTTGGTTAGTTACAGATTACGTTTTAAAATTGAAATCAGAATAATAAATTGTAAAACTTATTTGAAAGTTTAGATATGTACACATTTTCAAAAAACTTGAAGACTTTTGCAATCGTTCTTATGGTCTTAGGACTTGTAGGGATTGCATATGGTTTCTTCAGTGCACCAAAGACTACTGCTGAAGTAGAGCAGATCTTAACTGAGCAAGCGCATCACGATGGTGGTGCGAGTCACGCTTCTGGACACGATTCTTCGGTTTCAGATGCAGATCATGAAGCTCACCAACAGCATTTAGAGCACGTTTTGACTCAAATGCAAAACAAACCTTGGACAGCGTTGTACGTAGCATGTATTTTTGTTATGTTAGTGTCTGTAGGTATTTTAGCGTTCCACGCTATTAATTACGCTGCAAGTGCAGGATGGTCTCCTGTTCTTTTCAGAGTAATGGAAGGTTTATCAAGTTATATTTTACCTGGTTCTATAATCTTCTTCGTTATTTTGTTATTGTCTGTATTCAATTTTAACCATTTGTTTATTTGGGCAGATCCTAACATTGTAGCACACGATACAATTATTCAAGGTAAAACAGGATATTTAAACGTTCCTTTCTTTATCATTAGAGCAGTTGTTTACTTAGGAGGATGGAACATTTACAGAATCTATGCTCGTAAACAATCTTTAGCTTTAGACGCAACAGGAGATTTAGTATTCCACAAAAAGATGTTCAAAGCATCTGCTGGATTCTTAGCTTTCTTCATCGTTACTGAGTCTATGGCATCATGGGATTGGATCATGTCAATTGACACACACTGGTATAGTACATTATTTGGATGGTATGTATTCGCAAGTTTCTTTGTAACTGCTATTACAACTATCGCATTTGTAACTTTATACTTAAAAAACAAAGGATATTTAGAATTTGTTAATACTTCTCACATTCACGATTTAGCTAAATTTATGTTTGGATTAAGTATTTTCTGGACTTATCTTTGGTTCTCTCAATTTATGTTGCAATGGTACTCTAATATTCCAGAGGAAGTAACTTACTTCATCTTCAGAATTCAAGAGTATAACTTACCATTCTTCGGAATGTTGTTATTGAACTTTGTGTTGCCATTAGTATTATTAATCAATACAGATTTCAAACGTTTAACTTGGATTGTAGTTATGGCTGGTACATGTATCATCGTTGGTCACTATGTTGACTTCTTTATGATGATTTCTCCAGGTACAGTAGGAGGATCTTGGTTTATCGGTGTTCCTGAAATTGCTGCATTTATGTTCTTCATCGGATTATTTATCTATGTTGGATTTACAGCTCTTACAAAAGCACCATTGTTAGCTAAGAACAATCCTTTGATTGAAGAGAGTAAACATTTTCACTATTAATATCTAAAAATAAACAAATGACAAGTTTATTAATATTAGCTGTAGTTGTGTTATTGGGAATTGCTATTTGGCAATTGACTAAGATCTTTGATTTAACTCAAGTTGGTTCTGGTCCTAATGACACAAATGCGGAAATCGCAAATGAGAAAGATAATAACATCAACGGTTATTTAACTTTCGCTTTCTTAGGATTTATCTACATTTTTACTATTTTTTGTTTAGTAGAGTATGGTAGCTTTCCTTTGATGAGTAACCCTGCTTCAGAGCACGGTACACAAGTTGACAACTTGATGTGGATTTCAATGGGATTAATCTTCATCGTTCAGATTTTTACACAATTTTTATTACACTACTTTGCATTCCAAGGTCGTGGAGTAAAAGGTAGAAAAGCAAAATATTTCTCAGATAATGATAAATTAGAGGCTATCTGGACTATTATCCCAGTTATTACATTATCAGGTTTGATCCTTTATGGATTATTCGCTTGGAATGACATTATGTTTGTTGATGAGGAAGAAGACGTTTTAATTGTTGAAGTTTATGCTAAACAATTTGGATGGGATGTTCGTTACTCAGGACAAGATAATACGTTAGGAAAAGCAAACGTTCGTTTTATCGAAGGAATCAATGTAGTTGGAGTTGACATGTCAGATCCAAATGCTAATGACGATAAAATGGCAAAAGAATTACACTTACCATTAGGAAAGAAAGTTGTATTGAAATTCCGTTCACAAGACGTTCTTCACTCTGCTTACTTCCCTCACTTTAGAGCACAGATGAACTGTGTTCCTGGGATGGTAACTCAGTTCGCATTTACTCCAACTGTTACAACAGAAGAAATGAGAACTCGTGAGGAGATTGTTAAGAAAGTAAATAATATTAACAATATTAGAGCTGATAGAAGTCAAGATTTAGTTGCTAAAGGTGAAGAGGCTTTAGATCCATATTCATTCGATTACTTATTATTATGTAATAAAATTTGTGGAGCATCTCACTATAACATGCAAATGAAGGTAGTTGTTGAAACTCCTGAAGAATTTGAATCTTGGTTAAAAGAACTTCCTACATTAGGAAATCAAGTTGCTGAAGAGAAAAAATCTAAAGAAGCTCCAGCTGCACCAGCAGTAGAAGAAGCTGAAGTAGAAGTTGATTCTGAAGCTATCGCTCAAGTAGTAAAATAAAACTCACGTATTAAAATCAATTTAACTATGTCAGCAGAAGGACACGAAATTATTAATGATCACGATCTTCATGATCATCATGATAAAGGAAACTTCTTTACTAAATATGTATTTAGTTTAGACCATAAAATGATTGCCAAACAATACCTTATTACAGGTATTGTTATGGGAATCATAGGGATTGTGATGTCTCTTTTATTTAGAATGCAAATCGCTTGGCCAGAAGAATCTTTTACAGTATTCAAATGGTTATTAGGTGATAAAATGGCTCCTGATGGAGTAATGAAGAATGACGCGTACTTAGCATTAGTAACAATGCACGGTACGATTATGGTATTCTTCGTATTAACAGCAGGTTTAAGTGGTACGTTCTCGAACTTACTTATTCCATTGCAAATTGGAGCACGTGATATGGCTTCAGGATTCTTGAATATGCTTTCTTACTGGTTATTCTTTATTTCTGCAGTAATTATGATTTTATCATTATTCGTAGAAGGAGGACCAGCATCTTCTGGATGGACAGTTTATCCTCCATTAAGTGCTTTACCAAAAGCGATTCCTGGATCAGGTATGGGGATGACTTTATGGTTAATCTCAATGGCAATCTTTATCGCATCTTCTTTAATGGGATCTTTAAACTACGTTGCTACTGTAATTAACTTAAGAACAAAAGGAATGTCTATGACAAGATTACCATTGACAGTTTGGGCTTTATTTACTACAGCTATCATCGGTATCGTTTCTTTCCCTGTATTATTATCAGCTGCTTTATTATTATTATTCGATAGAAGCTTTGGAACATCATTCTTCTTATCTGATATTTATTTAGCAGGAGAAGTATTACATTACCAAGGAGGTTCTCCAGTATTGTATGAGCACTTATTCTGGTTCTTAGGTCACCCTGAGGTTTACATCGTAATCTTACCAGCAATGGGTATTACTTCTGAAGTTATTGCATGTAACGCTCGTAAACCAATTTTCGGTTACCGTGCGATGATTGCTTCAATTTTAGGTATTGCTTTCTTATCAACAATCGTTTGGGGTCACCACATGTTCGTATCGGGAATGAATCCATTCTTAGGATCTGTGTTTACTTTCACAACATTGTTAATTGCAATTCCATCAGCTGTAAAAGCGTTTAACTATATCACTACAATTTGGAGTGGTAATATCCAAATGAACCCATCTATGCTT contains these protein-coding regions:
- the nrfD gene encoding NrfD/PsrC family molybdoenzyme membrane anchor subunit; the encoded protein is MSSHYEAPIRKPLVIGEKSYHDITVDVARPVEGRANKLWWTVFSIALVAFLWGVGSMAYTVGTGIGTWGLNKTVGWAWDITNFVWWVGIGHAGTLISAVLLLFRQKWRMAINRSAEAMTIFSVVQAGLFPIIHMGRPWLAYWVLPIPNQFGSLWVNFNSPLLWDVFAISTYLSVSLVFWWTGLLPDFAMLRDRAITPFTKRVYSILSFGWSGRAKDWQRFEEVSLVLAGLATPLVLSVHTIVSFDFATSVIPGWHTTILPPYFVAGAIFSGFAMVNTLLIIMRKVSNLEAYITVQHIELMNIIVMITGSIVGVAYITELWVAWYSGVEYEQYAFLNRATGPYWWSYWLMMTCNVISPQVMWFKKIRTNIMFSFIISIIVNIGMWFERFVIIVTSLHRDYLPSSWTMFQPTFVDAGIYIGTIGFFFVLFLLYSRSFPVIAQAEVKTILKSSGEYYKKARDSKENHQSLNH
- a CDS encoding DUF3341 domain-containing protein encodes the protein MSNKVIHVLYNDDDVLLDAVKETRSAHHHIEEIYTPFPVHGLDKAMGLKPTRLAICAFLYGLVGLSFGTFMMYFIMIVDWPQDIGGKPSFSFIQNMPAFVPIMFEMTVLFAAHLMVLTFFMRSKLWPFKKAENPDVRTTDDHFLMEVALNGDEESAIEFFKKTGAVEVKVIEK
- a CDS encoding c-type cytochrome, with translation MKTIYKIVALVGVSVLTTSCFNKERPNYQFMPNMYESVAYETYSEVPTTVFKNGKEGQIPAEGSVPRGFQPEEYANTPEGLASAKANLKSPLSVEEKDSEKGKELYTIYCSVCHGAKGDGKGNLVKREKFLGVPNYKDRELTEGGIYHVITYGLNSMGSHANQLNQHERWLVTDYVLKLKSE
- a CDS encoding quinol:cytochrome C oxidoreductase, with the translated sequence MYTFSKNLKTFAIVLMVLGLVGIAYGFFSAPKTTAEVEQILTEQAHHDGGASHASGHDSSVSDADHEAHQQHLEHVLTQMQNKPWTALYVACIFVMLVSVGILAFHAINYAASAGWSPVLFRVMEGLSSYILPGSIIFFVILLLSVFNFNHLFIWADPNIVAHDTIIQGKTGYLNVPFFIIRAVVYLGGWNIYRIYARKQSLALDATGDLVFHKKMFKASAGFLAFFIVTESMASWDWIMSIDTHWYSTLFGWYVFASFFVTAITTIAFVTLYLKNKGYLEFVNTSHIHDLAKFMFGLSIFWTYLWFSQFMLQWYSNIPEEVTYFIFRIQEYNLPFFGMLLLNFVLPLVLLINTDFKRLTWIVVMAGTCIIVGHYVDFFMMISPGTVGGSWFIGVPEIAAFMFFIGLFIYVGFTALTKAPLLAKNNPLIEESKHFHY
- a CDS encoding cytochrome c oxidase subunit II, with the translated sequence MTSLLILAVVVLLGIAIWQLTKIFDLTQVGSGPNDTNAEIANEKDNNINGYLTFAFLGFIYIFTIFCLVEYGSFPLMSNPASEHGTQVDNLMWISMGLIFIVQIFTQFLLHYFAFQGRGVKGRKAKYFSDNDKLEAIWTIIPVITLSGLILYGLFAWNDIMFVDEEEDVLIVEVYAKQFGWDVRYSGQDNTLGKANVRFIEGINVVGVDMSDPNANDDKMAKELHLPLGKKVVLKFRSQDVLHSAYFPHFRAQMNCVPGMVTQFAFTPTVTTEEMRTREEIVKKVNNINNIRADRSQDLVAKGEEALDPYSFDYLLLCNKICGASHYNMQMKVVVETPEEFESWLKELPTLGNQVAEEKKSKEAPAAPAVEEAEVEVDSEAIAQVVK
- a CDS encoding cbb3-type cytochrome c oxidase subunit I, which translates into the protein MSAEGHEIINDHDLHDHHDKGNFFTKYVFSLDHKMIAKQYLITGIVMGIIGIVMSLLFRMQIAWPEESFTVFKWLLGDKMAPDGVMKNDAYLALVTMHGTIMVFFVLTAGLSGTFSNLLIPLQIGARDMASGFLNMLSYWLFFISAVIMILSLFVEGGPASSGWTVYPPLSALPKAIPGSGMGMTLWLISMAIFIASSLMGSLNYVATVINLRTKGMSMTRLPLTVWALFTTAIIGIVSFPVLLSAALLLLFDRSFGTSFFLSDIYLAGEVLHYQGGSPVLYEHLFWFLGHPEVYIVILPAMGITSEVIACNARKPIFGYRAMIASILGIAFLSTIVWGHHMFVSGMNPFLGSVFTFTTLLIAIPSAVKAFNYITTIWSGNIQMNPSMLFCIGFVSTFITGGLTGIILGDSTLDINVHDTYFVIAHFHLVMGISALYGMFAGIYHWFPKLFGRMMNKNLGYIHFWVTAVCAYGVFFPMHFIGLAGLPRRYYSNTAFPLFDEFYDVNVLITVFALVGAAFQLVFLWNFFYSIFYGKKATQNPWRSNSLEWTTPVEHIHGNWPGELPVVYRWPYDYSKPGLPEDFAPQNMPFVEGEEQLHH